A DNA window from Thermosynechococcaceae cyanobacterium Okahandja contains the following coding sequences:
- a CDS encoding glycogen/starch/alpha-glucan phosphorylase, translating to MTSLIPPGCPTVLTEDDRTGTSVETLRRAFMDNLFFIQGRFPEVATKNDHYLALAYTVRDRLLLRWLNSAKTYRDQGSRTVCYLSAEFLLGPHLGNNLINLGLYDAVEEAMRQTGLDLKTLLDQEEEPGLGNGGLGRLAACYMDSLATLEIPAIGYGIRYEYGIFDQEIRDGWQVEITDKWLRYGNPWEIARPELTLPVKFGGSTYSYTDDQGRYRVVWNPHQVVQGVAYDTPILGYKVNTANLLRLWRAEAIESFDFQAFNTGDYYGAVNQKIASENITKVLYPNDEQLQGKELRLMQQYFFCSCALQDMIRLYLQHSSDLTQFHQKFTVQLNDTHPAISVAELMRLLVDEHLLPWDTAWEITRQTFAYTNHTLLPEALEKWPLPLFGSLLPRHLQIIYEINQRFLDQVRLTYPGDHGRLERLSIIDESGCRYVRMANLACVGSHAINGVAALHSELLKKTVLRDFYELSPEKFSNKTNGVTPRRWMVLSNPGLTQIISSRIGEDWIKHLDQLRQLEPLAEDAGFAAEWRAVKHKNKERLAEHIRQRVGISVDPSSIFDILVKRIHEYKRQHLCVLNIITLYQQIKDNPNLDITPHTFIFGGKAAPGYYTAKLIIKLINSVAEVVNRDPAVGDRLKVVFLPDYNVTLGQRVYPAADLSEQISTAGYEASGTGNMKFALNGALTIGTFDGANIEIREEVGAENFFLFGNAVEQLQELWRNGYRPWEIANNNPMLKRVLDLISCGHFSHGDTELFRPLVEHLWHQDRYCLLADYQSYVDCQAHATRLYQDQQQWSKMSILNVARMGKFSSDRAIREYCQEIWHVEPVKISLPETSYIAE from the coding sequence ATGACCAGTTTGATTCCGCCCGGCTGCCCCACGGTACTCACGGAAGATGATCGCACCGGTACGAGTGTGGAAACGCTCCGCCGCGCCTTTATGGATAACCTCTTCTTTATCCAAGGCCGGTTCCCAGAAGTGGCCACCAAAAACGATCACTACCTTGCCCTCGCCTACACCGTGCGCGATCGCCTCCTGTTGCGCTGGCTCAACTCCGCCAAAACCTATCGGGATCAGGGCAGCCGCACCGTCTGCTACCTATCAGCGGAATTCCTCCTTGGCCCCCACCTCGGCAATAACCTGATTAACTTAGGTCTGTACGATGCCGTAGAGGAAGCGATGCGGCAAACGGGGCTTGACCTAAAAACACTTCTTGATCAAGAAGAAGAACCCGGTCTGGGGAATGGCGGTTTGGGGCGGCTGGCTGCCTGCTACATGGATTCCCTCGCCACCTTAGAAATTCCCGCCATTGGCTATGGTATTCGCTACGAGTACGGCATCTTTGACCAAGAAATTCGCGACGGCTGGCAAGTTGAAATTACCGACAAATGGTTACGCTACGGCAACCCTTGGGAAATTGCCCGACCCGAACTCACCCTGCCCGTCAAATTTGGCGGCTCCACCTATAGCTACACCGATGACCAAGGTCGCTATCGCGTTGTTTGGAACCCCCACCAAGTGGTGCAGGGGGTTGCCTACGATACACCCATTCTGGGCTACAAAGTTAACACCGCTAACCTCCTGCGGCTGTGGCGGGCGGAAGCGATCGAGTCCTTTGACTTCCAAGCCTTTAATACGGGGGACTACTATGGTGCCGTCAACCAAAAAATTGCCTCGGAAAATATCACTAAGGTACTGTACCCCAACGACGAGCAACTGCAAGGCAAAGAACTGCGCCTGATGCAGCAGTACTTCTTCTGCTCCTGCGCCCTCCAAGATATGATCCGACTGTACCTACAGCACTCTAGCGATTTAACCCAGTTCCATCAGAAGTTTACGGTGCAACTTAACGACACCCACCCCGCCATCTCGGTGGCCGAGTTAATGCGCCTACTGGTGGATGAGCATCTGCTGCCTTGGGACACCGCCTGGGAGATTACCCGCCAAACCTTTGCCTACACCAATCACACGCTGTTGCCGGAAGCCCTAGAAAAATGGCCGCTGCCTCTGTTCGGCTCACTGCTGCCGCGGCATCTACAAATTATTTACGAAATTAACCAACGCTTCCTCGATCAGGTGCGGCTAACCTATCCCGGGGATCATGGGCGACTGGAGCGCCTCTCGATTATTGACGAAAGTGGCTGCCGCTACGTGCGCATGGCCAACTTAGCCTGTGTGGGCAGTCATGCCATTAATGGGGTGGCCGCCCTCCACTCAGAACTGTTGAAAAAAACCGTACTGCGCGACTTTTACGAACTCAGCCCCGAGAAATTCTCCAATAAAACCAATGGGGTTACCCCGCGCCGCTGGATGGTGCTCAGCAACCCAGGACTCACCCAGATTATCAGTAGCCGTATTGGCGAAGATTGGATTAAGCACCTTGATCAATTGCGGCAACTTGAACCCTTAGCGGAGGATGCCGGGTTTGCCGCAGAATGGCGCGCCGTCAAGCACAAAAATAAAGAACGTCTGGCGGAGCATATTCGGCAGCGGGTGGGCATCAGCGTTGACCCCAGTTCAATCTTTGATATTTTGGTGAAGCGCATCCACGAGTATAAGCGCCAGCACCTCTGTGTACTCAATATCATTACCCTGTATCAGCAAATTAAGGATAATCCCAACCTCGACATTACACCCCACACGTTTATCTTTGGCGGTAAGGCAGCGCCCGGGTACTACACCGCCAAGCTGATTATTAAGCTGATTAATTCTGTGGCGGAGGTAGTGAACCGCGATCCAGCCGTGGGCGATCGCCTCAAGGTGGTCTTTTTACCGGACTATAACGTCACGCTGGGGCAGCGGGTGTATCCGGCAGCAGATCTCTCGGAGCAAATTTCCACCGCGGGCTATGAAGCCTCCGGCACAGGCAACATGAAATTTGCCCTCAATGGTGCCCTTACCATCGGCACGTTCGATGGCGCGAACATAGAAATTCGCGAAGAAGTGGGTGCGGAGAATTTCTTCCTCTTCGGCAATGCCGTTGAACAGTTGCAGGAACTATGGCGCAACGGCTATCGGCCATGGGAGATTGCCAATAATAACCCCATGCTCAAGCGGGTGCTAGACCTAATAAGCTGTGGCCACTTCTCCCACGGTGATACCGAACTGTTTCGTCCCCTTGTTGAGCACCTGTGGCACCAGGATCGCTATTGCCTCTTGGCGGACTACCAAAGCTATGTGGACTGCCAAGCCCACGCCACTCGCCTCTATCAGGATCAACAGCAGTGGAGTAAAATGTCGATCCTGAACGTGGCTCGCATGGGCAAGTTCTCTAGCGATCGCGCCATTCGCGAGTACTGCCAGGAGATTTGGCACGTTGAACCTGTAAAAATCTCCTTGCCAGAGACGTCCTACATTGCCGAGTAA